A genomic window from Thermococcus nautili includes:
- a CDS encoding NTPase, producing the protein MVRVFVTGPAGVGKTTLVERVAREVERWGYIVGGMITKEVRRNGRRIGFKIIALDTGEEGTLASLRGTSHLPGVPFGKYVVHVDELERVGVSAIRRALVEADLVVIDEIGPMEYKSDEFVKVVGEVLNSDKPLLAVVHRRMIDKFRPLGKTHVLSVENRNREFGIILDEIMRELRG; encoded by the coding sequence ATGGTCAGGGTTTTCGTGACCGGTCCGGCAGGGGTTGGGAAGACGACGCTCGTCGAGAGGGTCGCAAGGGAAGTCGAGAGATGGGGCTACATCGTTGGGGGCATGATAACGAAGGAAGTCAGGCGAAACGGAAGGAGAATAGGCTTCAAAATCATCGCCCTCGACACCGGGGAAGAAGGAACGCTCGCGAGCCTGCGCGGAACATCTCACTTGCCCGGGGTTCCCTTCGGAAAGTACGTCGTCCACGTTGATGAGCTTGAGCGAGTAGGGGTGTCGGCAATAAGGCGTGCGCTGGTCGAGGCGGATTTGGTTGTAATAGACGAAATCGGCCCGATGGAGTACAAGAGCGACGAGTTCGTGAAGGTCGTCGGCGAGGTGCTGAACTCGGACAAACCCCTTCTGGCGGTTGTCCACAGGAGGATGATTGACAAGTTCAGGCCCCTTGGAAAGACCCACGTTCTGAGCGTTGAGAACAGGAACAGGGAATTCGGAATAATCCTCGATGAGATAATGAGAGAGCTGAGGGGCTAA
- the mtnA gene encoding S-methyl-5-thioribose-1-phosphate isomerase produces MEIRYKPEELTRLPRSVRYETGRVIMIDQTLLPREFKTIELRTVDEVAEAIITMKVRGAPAIGAAAAFGLALYADTSKARTKDEFMDGFYQAYDRLRNTRPTAVNLFWALNRIKKLVEENAESPLEEIKKLIVAEAQRIADEDVEANLRMGHYGAEALPEGNVLTHCNAGSLATVQLGTVGAVLRVMNKDGTLKLLWVDETRPVLQGARLSAWEYHYDGIPLKLITDNMAGFVMQQGKVDAIIVGADRIVANGDFANKIGTYTLAVLAKEHGIPFFTVAPLSTIDMSLKSGKEIPIEERKPEEVLTCGGCRIAPDVDVYNPAFDVTPHKYLTGIITDRGVVYPPFERNLKKLFKEEP; encoded by the coding sequence GTGGAGATAAGGTACAAGCCTGAAGAACTCACGAGGCTCCCGAGGAGCGTTCGCTACGAGACTGGAAGGGTCATCATGATTGACCAGACTCTCCTTCCGAGGGAGTTCAAGACCATCGAACTGAGAACAGTTGATGAAGTAGCTGAGGCAATCATCACGATGAAGGTGCGCGGTGCCCCGGCCATTGGAGCGGCAGCTGCTTTTGGTCTTGCCCTCTACGCGGACACGAGTAAAGCCAGAACCAAGGACGAGTTCATGGACGGCTTTTATCAGGCATACGACAGGCTGAGGAACACGCGCCCCACCGCCGTAAACCTCTTCTGGGCGCTCAACAGGATTAAGAAGCTCGTCGAGGAGAACGCCGAGAGCCCCCTGGAGGAAATAAAGAAGCTCATAGTTGCGGAGGCGCAGAGGATAGCGGACGAAGACGTCGAGGCGAACCTCAGGATGGGCCACTACGGGGCAGAGGCCCTGCCGGAGGGCAACGTTTTAACGCACTGCAACGCGGGGAGCCTGGCTACGGTCCAGCTCGGGACCGTTGGAGCCGTTCTGCGCGTGATGAACAAAGACGGAACGCTGAAGCTCCTCTGGGTGGACGAAACGAGGCCCGTCCTTCAGGGGGCCAGGCTTTCCGCCTGGGAGTACCACTACGATGGAATTCCGCTGAAACTGATAACGGACAACATGGCCGGCTTCGTGATGCAGCAGGGAAAGGTTGACGCGATAATAGTCGGCGCCGACAGGATAGTGGCCAACGGTGACTTCGCCAACAAGATAGGCACCTACACCCTGGCGGTTCTCGCGAAGGAGCATGGAATACCATTCTTCACGGTGGCACCGCTCTCGACGATAGATATGAGCCTGAAGAGTGGGAAGGAGATACCGATTGAGGAGCGGAAGCCGGAAGAAGTGCTCACCTGCGGCGGCTGCAGAATCGCCCCAGATGTAGATGTCTACAACCCGGCCTTCGACGTTACACCGCACAAGTACCTCACAGGGATAATAACCGACAGGGGCGTCGTCTACCCGCCGTTTGAGAGGAACCTGAAGAAGTTGTTCAAGGAAGAACCTTGA
- a CDS encoding iron-containing alcohol dehydrogenase, which yields MFWLKTRIIEGKGSLEKLRKEASGHEKVLILASNSMKKHGFLSEAEDYVRDERADVLSIAGLPAEPSVETIEEFLPKVREFKPDLLIALGGGSVIDTTKALKVFYDAPGLNFEEIAFMDRFSKPKPVPKLKTKLIAIPSTSGAGSEVSGASVLKKGGIKYNIVTPEIAPEVAILDPRLPMTMPREVARNSGLDVLVHGIEAYTTKVANDFSDAMAIKAIKTVFSYLEKSLEGDEEARERMHYASTMAGIAFLNARLGLCHAMSHKAAWLGPHGLLNAIFLPYVMEFNAERSDYARRRYDEIARELGLRDWRALVDAVRELNERTGVPKLSELVDEETFMARLDEMAEKAYRDGLLAFNPVEAKPEEIRELYLKAFSGD from the coding sequence ATGTTCTGGCTCAAGACGAGAATCATCGAGGGCAAAGGTTCTCTTGAGAAGCTCAGGAAGGAGGCGAGCGGACACGAGAAGGTCCTTATTCTGGCCAGCAACTCGATGAAAAAGCACGGCTTCCTGAGCGAGGCAGAGGACTACGTTAGGGACGAGAGAGCGGATGTTCTGTCCATAGCCGGCCTTCCGGCGGAGCCGAGCGTGGAAACGATAGAGGAGTTCCTGCCGAAGGTGAGGGAGTTTAAACCTGACCTGCTGATAGCGCTCGGCGGTGGAAGCGTGATAGACACGACGAAAGCGTTGAAGGTCTTCTACGATGCTCCGGGGCTGAACTTTGAGGAGATAGCCTTCATGGACCGCTTTTCAAAGCCCAAACCTGTCCCTAAGCTGAAGACGAAGCTCATAGCGATTCCCTCGACGAGCGGTGCAGGAAGCGAGGTCTCCGGAGCGAGCGTTCTGAAGAAGGGAGGAATCAAGTACAACATCGTTACGCCCGAGATAGCGCCTGAGGTTGCGATACTTGACCCCCGCCTGCCGATGACAATGCCGAGGGAAGTGGCGAGGAATTCCGGGTTAGACGTCCTCGTCCACGGAATAGAGGCCTACACCACGAAGGTCGCCAACGACTTCAGCGACGCGATGGCGATTAAGGCAATAAAGACCGTCTTCAGCTACCTTGAGAAGAGCCTCGAAGGCGACGAGGAAGCGCGCGAAAGGATGCACTACGCCTCTACAATGGCCGGAATCGCCTTTCTCAACGCGCGCCTCGGTCTCTGCCACGCGATGAGCCACAAGGCCGCTTGGCTCGGTCCGCACGGACTTCTCAATGCCATATTCCTGCCCTACGTTATGGAGTTCAACGCCGAGAGAAGCGACTACGCGAGGAGGCGCTACGACGAGATAGCGAGGGAGCTCGGGCTGAGGGACTGGAGGGCGCTGGTTGATGCCGTCAGGGAGCTCAACGAGCGGACGGGCGTTCCGAAGCTGAGCGAGCTCGTCGATGAAGAAACCTTCATGGCGAGGCTCGACGAGATGGCCGAGAAGGCCTACCGCGACGGCCTCTTGGCCTTCAACCCGGTCGAGGCGAAGCCCGAGGAGATAAGGGAGCTGTATTTGAAGGCTTTCAGTGGAGATTAA
- a CDS encoding MFS transporter — MNVTRNGETYDLSYAKKATLVVVLLPLLVMYTEAMLTPALPTIQKEFAINPNDVSWVLTIYLLVGTVSVAVFGKLGDMYGKKKMFLVALGFYTLGVILNGFAPSFRWLLFSRAIQGFGMAIFPLAFSLVREEFPPEMVPQVQGMISAMFGVGMVIALPLGAYVTQHWGWRWTYHSAAPFAVLMFILAWKILRESRYINPGKLDWQGALLLVWAVVPALVAVTRAPNVGWTAKETLALFAVSIVGAVLLVLWEKRAENPLIPLDIVTSRNPAIVNLGIMFAAFGISMMSQANTYIFQMKPPYGFGKSILDSGLLMTPMAGVMLVIAPLAGKIMPKVGAKPLAITGALIASSGLAVLAKYAPEFPPNHLWAFVAMITYVGAGITLMNISFINVLVFSVPQRVMGVATGANSLFRNFGSTWGPAIAGTVMSTYYTLFHPPGAPSWVKIKIPTTKAYEVLFGTSAGIYLFLAILSLAIVEVMKGGKIREVENGGEKEVEVG; from the coding sequence ATGAACGTCACGAGGAACGGCGAAACCTATGACCTCAGCTATGCGAAGAAGGCCACGCTCGTCGTGGTTCTCCTCCCGCTCCTCGTCATGTATACAGAGGCGATGCTAACTCCCGCTCTGCCAACGATTCAGAAGGAGTTCGCGATAAACCCCAACGACGTCAGCTGGGTTCTCACGATTTATCTCCTCGTCGGAACGGTCAGCGTCGCGGTCTTTGGAAAGCTCGGCGACATGTACGGCAAGAAGAAAATGTTTCTCGTTGCCCTCGGCTTCTACACCCTCGGCGTTATACTCAACGGCTTTGCACCGAGCTTCCGCTGGTTGCTCTTCAGCAGGGCAATCCAGGGCTTTGGAATGGCAATATTCCCGCTCGCCTTCAGCCTCGTTCGTGAGGAGTTCCCGCCCGAGATGGTGCCCCAGGTTCAGGGAATGATAAGTGCGATGTTCGGCGTCGGTATGGTCATAGCCCTCCCGCTCGGAGCTTACGTTACCCAGCACTGGGGCTGGCGCTGGACCTACCACTCGGCGGCGCCATTCGCCGTGTTGATGTTCATCCTCGCGTGGAAGATACTCCGCGAGAGCAGATACATCAACCCCGGAAAGCTCGACTGGCAGGGCGCTCTGCTCCTCGTCTGGGCTGTCGTTCCGGCACTCGTCGCGGTAACGCGCGCCCCGAACGTCGGCTGGACCGCAAAAGAAACCCTTGCCCTCTTCGCGGTCTCGATAGTCGGCGCGGTCCTGCTCGTCCTCTGGGAGAAACGCGCGGAGAACCCTCTGATTCCCCTTGACATCGTGACATCTCGCAATCCTGCCATAGTGAACCTCGGAATCATGTTCGCGGCCTTCGGAATCTCGATGATGAGCCAGGCGAACACCTACATCTTCCAGATGAAGCCCCCGTACGGCTTCGGCAAGAGCATACTCGACAGCGGTCTGCTCATGACTCCAATGGCGGGCGTCATGCTCGTAATAGCCCCCCTTGCCGGAAAGATAATGCCGAAGGTCGGTGCAAAGCCGCTCGCGATAACTGGAGCGCTCATCGCGAGCTCGGGCCTCGCCGTTCTGGCGAAGTACGCCCCCGAATTCCCGCCGAACCACCTCTGGGCTTTCGTGGCGATGATAACCTACGTTGGCGCGGGAATAACGCTGATGAACATCTCATTCATCAACGTCCTCGTCTTCAGCGTCCCGCAGAGGGTCATGGGCGTCGCGACCGGTGCCAACAGTCTCTTCAGGAACTTCGGTTCGACGTGGGGGCCGGCCATCGCTGGAACCGTCATGAGCACCTACTACACCCTCTTCCACCCGCCAGGCGCCCCTTCGTGGGTCAAGATAAAGATACCGACGACGAAGGCCTACGAGGTGCTCTTCGGAACCTCCGCCGGAATCTACCTCTTCCTGGCGATACTAAGCCTGGCCATCGTCGAGGTCATGAAGGGCGGAAAGATTCGCGAAGTCGAGAACGGGGGAGAAAAGGAAGTGGAAGTTGGCTGA
- a CDS encoding PIN domain-containing protein — MRVVVDSNILFSIIVSGRKSKAFRLLEEHELTLFAPEEVILEFRRHSTKLKKFAKDFEYRTFLTFSLVQIIPLEFYSNKIREAYQIASKFDEKDTPFIALAMKLGIPLWTGDKKILSAAISTERFLALDSTALESLLNGDTLENVLNEMKTRLGILRTQ, encoded by the coding sequence ATGAGGGTCGTTGTTGATAGCAACATTCTGTTTTCCATCATAGTATCTGGAAGGAAATCAAAGGCATTCAGGCTTCTCGAAGAGCACGAGCTTACCCTCTTCGCCCCGGAAGAGGTCATCCTTGAGTTCAGACGACACTCCACTAAACTTAAGAAGTTTGCAAAGGACTTTGAATACCGAACGTTTCTGACCTTTTCACTGGTTCAGATAATCCCGCTTGAGTTTTATTCCAACAAAATCAGAGAGGCCTATCAGATAGCCTCCAAGTTTGATGAAAAAGATACGCCCTTCATAGCCTTGGCCATGAAGCTTGGTATTCCCCTATGGACGGGAGATAAAAAGATTCTGAGCGCGGCAATCTCAACGGAAAGATTTTTGGCCCTCGATTCTACTGCATTAGAGTCTCTGCTGAATGGAGATACGCTGGAAAACGTACTCAACGAAATGAAAACTCGACTTGGTATTTTGAGAACACAGTAA
- a CDS encoding DEAD/DEAH box helicase, whose translation MHPLLRKAIRERFGKLNRLQQDSFREVSSGKSVLIIAPTGSGKTEAAVLPVFNEILEEGLKPISALYIAPLKALNRDLLERLEWWGRKLGITVEVRHGDTSAYRKAKQTKNPPQMLIITPETLGVILTVKSLRKHLSNVKFVIVDEIAELVDNKRGSQLLLNLERLAEIADFRRIGMTATVGNEKEVRDWLRAEAIVKPNWRKAYRFHVLYPKPKEEDRELAEKLSVSPEIASRLRTLWEIVERHGKALIFTNTRQFAEVLAHRLKAWGKPVEVHHGSLSKEARVRAEKALKEGKIKALICTSSMELGIDIGDVDVVIQYMSPRQVNRLVQRVGRAKHRIGEVSEGYVIATNVEDYLQSLVIAKRALEGRFEAVEPIGGLDVLAHFVVGLLIEYKKLPRERPYEIAKRAYVYRDLSWSDYLDVLSVLEDARLVGYDEESNLLYLRRGAFQYYYENLSTIPDEVSWRVFDAKSGHVIGRLDESFVMDLEEGMEFVMNGRSWIVLKIDDEARLLKVRESKSLESAIPSWEGEMIPVPFGVAFDVGRLRRELAFDFNKALGLLEGVEFSEEELRRAFEEIRDEPFPTDRDIVVESTPKALIIHADFGSRANEAIGRIFHSLLILRYGRVFSVRSQGHAIVFKTPFQLNPEEVKRYLYQEPESVEFIVSRALRDSHAYRWRMLNVAKRFGALRRDARIRRIERLFEGTVIERETLNELYHDKVDVRKTELVMELLKAGSLRVKTVLRKQPSTLARLNMTVSGEFLLSGVLERDELIELFRKRLLEHEVVLVCTNCGWHSKTKVARLQNIKLRQCPRCGSKMLAVAHPIDAEEFLSVLEKVRHGKPLERKEERAYRKLLKAADLVDTYGFEAVLALASYGTGPDTAARLLAQYKGDALILALMERERQFIRTRRFWVDRKEKEDTENRSAS comes from the coding sequence ATGCACCCCCTCCTCAGAAAGGCCATCAGGGAGCGCTTTGGGAAGCTCAACCGGCTCCAGCAGGACTCGTTCAGGGAGGTTAGCTCGGGGAAGAGCGTTCTAATCATCGCCCCGACCGGTTCCGGGAAGACGGAAGCCGCTGTTCTGCCGGTTTTCAATGAAATCCTTGAGGAAGGACTAAAACCCATTTCTGCTCTCTACATAGCCCCGCTCAAGGCGTTAAACAGGGATTTGCTTGAGAGACTCGAATGGTGGGGGAGGAAGCTCGGAATAACCGTCGAGGTCAGGCACGGCGATACATCAGCCTACAGGAAGGCTAAGCAGACTAAGAACCCGCCCCAGATGCTAATCATCACCCCCGAAACCCTCGGCGTGATTCTGACGGTTAAGTCCCTCCGGAAGCACCTGAGCAACGTGAAGTTCGTCATCGTTGACGAGATAGCGGAGCTTGTAGATAATAAGCGCGGTTCTCAGCTCCTTCTGAACCTTGAGCGACTGGCCGAGATTGCCGACTTCCGGCGAATCGGCATGACGGCGACGGTTGGCAACGAGAAAGAGGTGAGGGACTGGCTCAGAGCCGAGGCGATAGTAAAGCCGAACTGGAGGAAAGCCTACCGCTTCCACGTGCTCTATCCAAAGCCGAAAGAGGAAGACAGGGAGCTTGCGGAGAAGCTGAGCGTCTCGCCGGAGATAGCGTCGAGGCTTAGAACGCTGTGGGAAATCGTGGAGAGGCACGGAAAAGCCCTCATTTTCACCAACACCCGTCAGTTCGCCGAGGTCCTCGCGCACCGCCTCAAGGCCTGGGGGAAGCCCGTCGAGGTTCATCACGGCTCACTCTCGAAGGAGGCGCGCGTTAGGGCTGAGAAGGCCCTCAAGGAGGGGAAAATCAAGGCCCTAATCTGCACCTCCTCGATGGAGCTCGGCATAGACATCGGCGACGTTGACGTTGTGATACAGTACATGAGTCCGAGGCAGGTGAACAGGCTGGTTCAGCGCGTCGGCAGGGCGAAGCACAGGATTGGCGAAGTCAGCGAGGGCTACGTCATAGCGACGAACGTCGAGGACTACCTTCAGAGCCTCGTCATAGCGAAGAGGGCCTTAGAGGGGCGCTTCGAGGCGGTCGAGCCGATAGGAGGGCTTGACGTCTTAGCTCACTTCGTCGTTGGTCTTCTCATCGAGTATAAGAAGCTCCCCCGTGAGAGGCCCTACGAGATAGCGAAAAGGGCTTACGTTTACCGCGATTTGAGCTGGAGCGATTACCTCGACGTTCTCAGCGTTTTAGAGGACGCTCGTCTTGTCGGCTACGATGAGGAAAGCAACCTCCTCTACCTCAGGCGAGGAGCGTTCCAGTACTACTACGAGAACCTCTCGACGATTCCGGACGAGGTTTCGTGGCGCGTTTTCGACGCCAAAAGCGGGCACGTCATAGGGAGGCTCGACGAGAGCTTCGTTATGGACCTTGAGGAGGGTATGGAGTTCGTCATGAACGGGCGGAGCTGGATAGTGCTCAAGATAGACGACGAGGCGAGGCTTTTGAAGGTTCGCGAGAGCAAGAGCCTTGAGAGCGCGATACCGAGCTGGGAGGGCGAGATGATTCCGGTTCCCTTCGGGGTTGCATTCGACGTCGGCAGGCTGAGGAGGGAGTTAGCCTTCGACTTCAACAAAGCATTGGGCCTTCTGGAGGGCGTTGAGTTCAGCGAGGAGGAACTCAGAAGGGCCTTCGAGGAAATCAGGGACGAGCCGTTTCCAACCGACCGCGATATCGTCGTCGAGAGCACGCCCAAGGCGCTGATAATACACGCCGATTTTGGGAGCAGGGCGAACGAAGCGATAGGTAGGATATTCCACTCGCTCCTAATCCTCCGGTACGGCAGGGTTTTCTCGGTAAGGAGTCAGGGGCACGCGATAGTCTTCAAGACCCCGTTCCAGCTCAATCCGGAGGAGGTCAAGCGCTACCTCTATCAGGAACCCGAAAGCGTCGAGTTCATCGTTTCCCGCGCTCTGAGGGATTCCCACGCCTACCGCTGGAGAATGCTGAACGTGGCCAAGCGGTTCGGTGCCTTGAGGCGGGACGCGAGGATAAGGAGAATCGAGAGGCTCTTCGAGGGGACGGTAATTGAGAGGGAAACGCTCAACGAGCTCTACCACGATAAGGTTGACGTCAGGAAGACCGAGCTCGTGATGGAGCTGCTCAAGGCCGGCTCTCTGAGGGTGAAGACCGTCCTGAGAAAGCAGCCGTCAACGCTGGCGAGGCTCAACATGACGGTGAGCGGGGAGTTCCTGCTGTCGGGCGTTCTCGAGAGGGACGAGCTGATTGAGCTGTTCAGGAAGAGGTTGCTCGAGCACGAGGTCGTTCTCGTCTGCACCAACTGCGGGTGGCATTCGAAGACGAAAGTGGCGAGACTTCAAAACATCAAGCTGAGGCAGTGCCCCCGCTGTGGCTCGAAGATGTTAGCTGTGGCGCACCCGATTGACGCCGAGGAGTTTCTCTCGGTGCTTGAGAAAGTGAGGCACGGAAAACCCCTCGAAAGGAAGGAGGAGAGAGCTTACAGGAAGCTGCTGAAAGCGGCCGATTTGGTCGATACCTACGGCTTCGAAGCGGTGCTGGCCCTGGCGAGCTACGGAACGGGGCCCGATACTGCCGCGCGACTGCTTGCGCAGTACAAAGGGGACGCATTAATCCTCGCGCTCATGGAGAGGGAAAGGCAGTTCATAAGGACGAGGCGGTTCTGGGTCGATAGGAAGGAGAAGGAAGATACAGAAAACAGGAGTGCATCTTGA
- a CDS encoding AAA family ATPase gives MLFNPKPKMKREELYDREEELSLIENSIEKGLPLIVLLGIRRLGKSSLLNVTLNELPYRSIKIDARKVYSEFGSVPKEAIGKLILQGYLRGSTKERAKETLKSLKGVRIGGLGIELSVDKSVSLHEVLERIDSIGERFIIAIDEAQYLRFSNSRYPELIAWAMDELQNVSFILTGSEVGLLEDFLGIHNPESALFGRAHREIRLKRFERRQSIDFLRRGFEEIGLNVPEDDIEETVGELDGIVGWLTLYGYNRYLGMSHREALNRLKEDAKRLILSEFSALKRLSPRYELAMRAVANGKHRWKEIKETVELLEGKRIDDKNFSNVLNNLVRYGYLEKTIEGYFIPDPLVEHAFR, from the coding sequence ATGCTGTTCAACCCTAAACCCAAGATGAAGCGGGAGGAGCTATATGACCGCGAGGAAGAGCTTTCTCTGATTGAAAACTCGATAGAGAAGGGTCTTCCACTCATAGTGCTCCTCGGAATTAGGCGTCTCGGCAAGAGCTCCCTTCTGAACGTTACACTAAACGAACTCCCCTACAGAAGCATTAAGATTGATGCGAGAAAGGTATACTCCGAGTTCGGAAGCGTTCCAAAAGAAGCCATCGGGAAGCTCATACTCCAGGGCTACCTCAGGGGCTCCACGAAGGAACGTGCCAAAGAGACCCTAAAATCCCTCAAAGGGGTTCGTATTGGGGGACTGGGGATAGAACTGAGCGTTGACAAGAGCGTGAGTCTTCACGAGGTTCTTGAGCGCATAGACTCCATCGGAGAGCGCTTCATAATTGCCATCGATGAGGCCCAGTACCTGAGGTTCTCAAATTCAAGGTACCCGGAGCTGATAGCTTGGGCTATGGACGAACTGCAAAACGTGAGCTTCATCCTGACGGGTTCGGAGGTGGGCCTGCTGGAGGATTTTTTAGGCATCCACAACCCAGAATCGGCTCTCTTCGGAAGAGCCCACAGGGAGATAAGACTGAAAAGGTTTGAGAGAAGGCAGAGTATAGACTTCCTTAGGCGGGGTTTTGAGGAGATAGGGCTTAACGTTCCGGAGGATGATATTGAAGAAACCGTTGGCGAACTTGATGGAATAGTTGGCTGGCTGACCCTCTACGGTTACAACCGCTACCTCGGCATGTCCCACAGGGAAGCGCTGAACAGACTCAAAGAGGACGCTAAAAGGTTAATTCTTTCGGAGTTTTCGGCTCTGAAACGGTTATCCCCTCGGTACGAACTGGCAATGAGGGCGGTAGCCAACGGAAAACACCGCTGGAAGGAGATAAAGGAGACAGTTGAACTCCTCGAAGGGAAGAGAATAGACGACAAGAATTTTTCCAACGTCCTCAACAACCTCGTCCGCTACGGTTATCTGGAAAAGACCATCGAGGGCTACTTCATTCCCGACCCCCTGGTGGAACACGCGTTCAGGTAG
- a CDS encoding M20/M25/M40 family metallo-hydrolase produces the protein MKTERAKEILLQLLKIPSPSGQEDRLMLHIMEFLHRLDYDVKIESDGEIIDLVVNPEAELFYEVHVDTIPIRAEPFVRGNIIYGTGASDIKGGAAAILLMLEELRKEGKDLNVGIVFVSDEELGGRGSALFMERYRPKMAVVLEPTDLEVHIAHAGNIEAYFEVDGKEAHGACPESGVNAIEETYKMLEELKKLEPFKAKGEFFDPHIGIQELVCENPVYLIPALCKGRLEARLLPEQEVEDVLDLMDPILDEYTKSYEYTEIWDGYRLEPDEEIVQLAKKAMEKTGLDEFGGMRSWTDAINFMYNGTRTIVFGPGNLDISHTKFERIDVRDVVTASEFLKALNEIYGGSEPKE, from the coding sequence ATGAAGACCGAGAGAGCGAAGGAGATACTCCTCCAGCTTTTGAAGATACCCTCGCCTTCGGGCCAGGAAGACAGGCTCATGCTCCACATCATGGAGTTCCTGCACAGGCTCGACTACGACGTCAAGATAGAGAGCGACGGCGAGATAATAGACCTCGTTGTGAACCCCGAGGCGGAGCTTTTCTACGAAGTCCACGTTGACACCATACCGATTCGCGCAGAGCCCTTCGTCAGGGGCAACATAATCTACGGCACCGGCGCGAGCGACATCAAGGGCGGTGCGGCCGCGATTCTGCTCATGCTCGAGGAGCTGAGAAAAGAGGGCAAAGACCTCAACGTCGGCATCGTCTTCGTCAGCGACGAGGAACTCGGCGGTCGCGGGAGCGCGCTCTTCATGGAGCGCTACAGGCCCAAGATGGCCGTCGTTCTGGAGCCGACCGACCTCGAAGTCCACATCGCCCACGCCGGCAACATCGAGGCCTACTTCGAGGTGGACGGCAAAGAAGCCCACGGCGCCTGCCCGGAGAGCGGTGTGAACGCGATTGAAGAGACCTACAAGATGCTGGAGGAGCTCAAAAAGCTCGAACCCTTCAAGGCCAAGGGCGAGTTCTTCGACCCGCACATAGGCATTCAGGAGCTCGTCTGCGAGAACCCCGTCTACCTAATCCCCGCCCTGTGCAAGGGAAGGCTCGAGGCGAGGCTCCTGCCGGAGCAGGAGGTCGAGGACGTTCTGGACCTGATGGACCCGATACTCGACGAATACACCAAGAGCTACGAGTACACCGAGATATGGGACGGCTACAGGCTCGAGCCCGACGAGGAGATAGTCCAGCTGGCCAAAAAGGCGATGGAGAAGACGGGCCTCGACGAGTTCGGCGGAATGAGGAGCTGGACGGACGCGATAAACTTCATGTACAACGGAACGAGGACGATAGTCTTCGGCCCCGGCAACCTCGACATCTCGCACACCAAGTTCGAGCGCATAGACGTCAGGGACGTCGTTACCGCCAGCGAGTTCCTCAAGGCCCTCAATGAGATTTACGGCGGGAGCGAACCGAAGGAGTGA
- a CDS encoding MBL fold metallo-hydrolase yields the protein MLKGLNWDSNVYLFRSGKEALIIDTGTGENVDRYFSLWLGEGYLNGLRKVVIFNTHEHFDHVGGNLAMKELFERLGVEVLFASHRKTAEALERADERIILDYAYGKRFPGHDVDIKLDDGDYLRVGKRKLLLLHTPGHTAGSSCLYLDGEVKLIFTGDTIFNGTVGRTDLPTGNREELKRSIERLAELEVDFGLPGHGWVIKDWRGNIETVRRFL from the coding sequence ATGCTGAAGGGCCTTAACTGGGACTCCAACGTCTACCTCTTCCGCTCCGGAAAGGAAGCCCTCATCATCGACACGGGCACGGGCGAGAACGTCGACCGCTATTTCTCCCTGTGGCTCGGTGAGGGCTACCTCAACGGCCTAAGGAAGGTCGTGATATTCAACACGCACGAGCACTTCGACCACGTCGGCGGAAACCTTGCAATGAAGGAGCTCTTCGAGAGGCTCGGCGTCGAGGTTCTCTTCGCTTCGCACAGGAAAACAGCAGAAGCCCTTGAGCGCGCTGATGAAAGGATAATCCTCGACTACGCCTACGGGAAGAGGTTTCCGGGGCATGATGTTGACATCAAGCTCGATGATGGCGACTACCTTAGGGTTGGCAAGAGAAAACTGCTCCTGCTCCACACGCCGGGCCACACAGCGGGAAGCTCCTGCCTCTACCTCGACGGCGAAGTTAAGCTAATCTTCACCGGCGACACGATATTCAATGGAACCGTCGGGAGGACGGATTTGCCAACCGGAAACAGGGAAGAGCTGAAGAGAAGCATCGAGAGGCTGGCGGAGCTTGAAGTCGACTTCGGCCTTCCCGGGCACGGGTGGGTGATAAAGGACTGGCGCGGGAACATAGAAACCGTGAGGAGGTTCCTATGA
- a CDS encoding DUF504 domain-containing protein, with translation MRKGSLKEVLAKIKHDPREDERNYYIVIEHRGAYGNEKRIPVEMIELGHGYFFIGETQIPYHRIIRVVRKDGKVVWERRSRD, from the coding sequence ATGAGGAAGGGTTCCCTGAAGGAGGTTCTGGCAAAGATTAAGCACGACCCGAGGGAGGACGAGAGGAACTACTACATCGTCATCGAGCATCGGGGAGCGTATGGAAACGAGAAGAGAATCCCGGTTGAGATGATTGAGCTGGGCCACGGCTACTTCTTCATCGGCGAGACGCAGATTCCATACCACAGGATAATCCGGGTTGTCCGGAAAGACGGGAAAGTGGTGTGGGAGAGGCGCTCAAGAGATTAG